The following proteins are co-located in the bacterium genome:
- a CDS encoding dTDP-4-dehydrorhamnose 3,5-epimerase family protein: protein MIDGVKIKKLRVIPDERGRLMEILRSDDEIFEKFGQVYITTVYPGVVKAWHYHKIQSDNFACVSGMIRVALFDARKESPTYGEINEFFIGEHNPTLIHVPPGVYHGWKGVGTKEAIVVNVPTHPYNYEKPDEYRLDPYDNNIPYDWRLKEG, encoded by the coding sequence ATGATTGATGGGGTTAAGATAAAAAAACTTCGCGTAATCCCGGACGAGCGTGGAAGGCTTATGGAAATCCTGCGCTCAGACGACGAAATATTTGAGAAATTTGGGCAAGTGTACATAACAACCGTGTATCCGGGCGTCGTTAAAGCATGGCATTACCACAAAATTCAATCGGACAATTTCGCCTGCGTTAGCGGTATGATTCGCGTGGCACTCTTCGACGCGAGAAAGGAATCGCCAACATACGGCGAGATAAACGAGTTCTTTATAGGTGAGCATAATCCCACACTAATCCATGTTCCACCGGGCGTTTATCACGGCTGGAAAGGTGTGGGTACAAAAGAGGCTATAGTAGTTAATGTGCCCACCCATCCTTACAACTACGAAAAACCCGACGAATATCGGCTCGACCCTTACGACAACAATATTCCATATGATTGGCGGTTAAAGGAAGGCTAA
- a CDS encoding hydrogenase iron-sulfur subunit, giving the protein MAADLAGTSRLEYPPNVRPIRVMCSGSVDPSYVIKALLLGADGVIVGGCHPGDCHYLTGNYKARRRIAIIKKIFETLGLEHERIHLEWISASEGKKFADTMASFTEKIRKSGPNKLGEMWEL; this is encoded by the coding sequence ATGGCGGCAGACCTCGCCGGCACATCACGGCTTGAATACCCGCCCAATGTAAGACCCATAAGAGTAATGTGCTCAGGTTCCGTGGACCCGAGCTATGTCATAAAAGCACTACTGCTTGGCGCAGACGGTGTTATTGTTGGTGGATGTCATCCGGGCGACTGTCACTACCTTACCGGCAATTACAAAGCGAGACGAAGAATAGCCATAATAAAAAAGATATTCGAAACCCTTGGACTCGAACACGAGCGTATACACCTCGAGTGGATTAGCGCGAGCGAGGGCAAAAAATTCGCCGACACAATGGCATCCTTCACGGAAAAAATAAGAAAATCGGGTCCCAACAAGCTGGGAGAAATGTGGGAACTTTGA
- the lpxK gene encoding tetraacyldisaccharide 4'-kinase has protein sequence MKVLTELLDFPFWVRFKLYTIGFLPKRNLPKPTISIGSLIIGGAGKTPMTEFLAKTLIKMGLRPGIITIGYGRKSRGLVVLHGPPENWPISGDEPAMLAQNLPNTPIAIHKNRELAAEAIKDEVDVYILDDAFQNLCTKRDLDILMLTCKEAKTAIFPFGLRRDTIWRLREIDKNKAIAIAKKGRDCQYTKKFFRHVFTFQTMPELIFNLKNPETNFDINWINGKKVYLTAGIANPERFTESMLKCGASIVGHKWFLDHRLYRPAQVKRVVRDAKKLGAEIILTTQKDAVRIKAFAPENMFAVKIALKIEPHDDFIRLIKEFISKLL, from the coding sequence ATGAAAGTATTAACCGAACTGTTAGATTTTCCTTTTTGGGTTCGATTCAAACTCTACACAATCGGATTTCTGCCAAAAAGAAATCTCCCCAAACCGACTATAAGCATAGGTTCCCTCATCATTGGTGGTGCAGGGAAAACACCCATGACAGAATTTCTGGCCAAAACACTTATCAAAATGGGACTTAGACCCGGCATCATAACAATCGGCTACGGAAGAAAGTCTAGAGGTTTAGTAGTTCTTCATGGCCCACCGGAAAACTGGCCGATATCGGGTGACGAACCAGCAATGCTCGCACAGAACCTGCCGAACACACCGATAGCAATACATAAAAACAGAGAGTTAGCGGCCGAAGCGATAAAAGATGAAGTGGATGTGTACATACTCGACGACGCTTTCCAGAATCTTTGCACGAAACGCGATCTGGACATCCTGATGCTAACCTGCAAAGAAGCAAAAACTGCGATCTTTCCCTTTGGGCTGAGGCGTGACACAATTTGGCGACTGAGAGAAATTGATAAAAACAAAGCGATAGCGATCGCGAAAAAAGGCAGGGATTGCCAATACACGAAAAAATTCTTTCGACATGTCTTCACATTCCAGACAATGCCTGAACTTATTTTCAACCTAAAAAATCCCGAGACAAACTTTGACATAAACTGGATTAACGGGAAGAAAGTATATTTAACTGCTGGAATCGCGAATCCAGAAAGGTTTACAGAGAGTATGCTAAAGTGCGGAGCCAGCATAGTCGGACACAAATGGTTCCTCGACCATAGACTGTATCGTCCGGCTCAGGTGAAGCGTGTGGTTCGCGATGCTAAAAAACTTGGCGCAGAAATAATACTTACGACTCAAAAGGACGCTGTGAGAATAAAAGCATTCGCCCCTGAAAACATGTTCGCAGTAAAAATAGCATTAAAAATAGAACCTCACGACGATTTCATCCGATTAATAAAAGAATTTATATCAAAACTTTTGTGA
- a CDS encoding tetratricopeptide repeat protein: protein MKTVVINIFLALTIIIASASDINYYIRAGDHFMKRGEYDDALKNYRIAEKLSPNNPDVMWRIGAALNRIAESINSGIIDTLRKANDYLTKAISTDKKIPIAHTELTRNLLLIIAKAGKTNDMAMWSRAKEELNFAQSMDSNNAENLLVMGLWNRYVSKISLLKRMPYDLGDASQDNALKYIIAANKLDPKNPEYKYELIKQYIIAEKVHKAQKVLEELKSLPPSPKKNFYLKKAQELIGSLKNKKMEEP, encoded by the coding sequence ATGAAGACTGTGGTGATAAATATATTTTTGGCGTTAACGATTATAATCGCATCAGCGTCAGACATAAATTACTACATTCGGGCTGGAGACCATTTCATGAAACGCGGCGAATACGACGATGCGCTGAAAAACTATCGTATAGCTGAAAAACTTTCCCCTAACAATCCCGATGTAATGTGGCGAATTGGCGCAGCTCTTAACAGAATAGCCGAATCAATAAACAGCGGGATTATCGACACACTGCGCAAGGCGAACGACTATCTTACGAAGGCGATATCAACCGACAAAAAAATACCAATAGCACACACAGAACTCACGAGAAATTTGCTTTTAATAATCGCTAAGGCGGGAAAAACCAACGACATGGCTATGTGGAGTAGGGCGAAAGAGGAACTTAATTTTGCACAATCAATGGACAGCAATAATGCAGAAAACTTGCTTGTTATGGGACTTTGGAATCGCTATGTCTCGAAAATCTCGCTTTTGAAAAGGATGCCCTATGACCTCGGGGATGCCTCTCAGGATAATGCCCTGAAATACATAATCGCTGCAAATAAACTTGACCCCAAAAACCCGGAATACAAGTACGAACTAATCAAACAATACATTATCGCTGAAAAAGTGCACAAAGCACAAAAAGTATTGGAAGAATTGAAAAGTTTACCGCCTTCACCAAAGAAAAACTTTTATCTAAAAAAAGCCCAAGAACTTATAGGTAGTCTCAAGAACAAAAAAATGGAGGAACCATGA
- a CDS encoding DUF3857 domain-containing protein: MRRYALLVLIIVSLALGAAYRDVLFLKNGEEIRGNVIKITKKEVVIETKEGKQKYKIDEVVRLSLTHPRPGDEWETVDDITDSVLISALAIKDSAKAKYPKASYITLYRSVRVEFTRDGNCEYTLRHIGVVLNERGKADNAVKAIIYIKPWQYGDIDFCRTISPDGKVHHLDDAAIEFGEPLGTYPQYNFSRTIRFALPQLKVGSVFDYQFHIRYEGLSQLKPYWSHHVFGDNEPIINIEVTVKVPSEAFGNVFRYVMDDPANSGILKDLPDISEKDDYLILRWHAKDIPPYIPETNTAPPEKFNPTIWIGYGIGPNEVFNALSDSLRASLDGSQKLDKFVDSLLSGVKSVEEKVAKIYEYLNIEFRKAYAEPELTRFFPRKVSEIFDDGVASHLDLCALAVYMLKRAGVNSGIIYVSDEIDKPAIFKMPILRMFRRVALFVDMPDGRTLLGLPYRKYLPLGTIPPSFEGQLGIWVSPQKTLIDTIPHCKLSTYGTVDTIVVEIDENGNGKIEIKKTYGNYQSVDMRYYREERKEEIDKDYETRSGNIHPGAKLISYKIEGIGSLDSTVRLFWSVTAPKLAQKAGAKMLAFQIPLLRYSTYTVGLPERKTPMWLPDPLVHERVWIITIPKKFKPYHIPQNIEAKLDSALYELKFEYEKSGNKIVVREKDIRTDKLIPPDEYESYRNLIFTKASAAKHWLILERKRK, translated from the coding sequence ATGAGAAGATATGCCTTACTGGTTCTAATTATTGTATCCTTGGCGCTGGGCGCAGCATATAGGGATGTGCTTTTCCTGAAAAATGGCGAGGAGATAAGGGGTAATGTAATCAAAATAACAAAAAAAGAGGTCGTTATAGAAACGAAAGAAGGGAAGCAAAAGTATAAGATCGATGAGGTCGTGAGATTAAGCCTTACTCATCCTCGCCCGGGAGACGAATGGGAAACGGTCGACGACATAACTGATTCTGTGCTTATCAGCGCATTAGCCATAAAGGATAGCGCCAAAGCCAAATACCCGAAAGCTTCGTACATAACTCTTTACAGGTCAGTAAGAGTAGAATTTACTCGTGACGGGAACTGCGAATATACCTTAAGGCACATAGGAGTGGTGCTTAATGAGCGTGGAAAAGCAGACAACGCCGTAAAAGCAATCATATACATCAAACCATGGCAATACGGTGACATAGACTTTTGCAGGACAATCTCGCCCGATGGCAAGGTGCACCATCTCGACGACGCAGCGATAGAGTTCGGCGAACCTTTGGGAACTTATCCACAGTATAATTTTTCTCGCACAATAAGATTCGCATTGCCTCAGCTCAAAGTAGGCTCCGTATTTGACTACCAATTCCACATACGATACGAGGGGTTAAGCCAGCTAAAACCTTATTGGTCGCACCATGTCTTTGGCGACAACGAACCTATAATCAACATAGAAGTTACTGTGAAAGTTCCCAGTGAAGCTTTTGGAAATGTTTTCCGGTATGTCATGGATGACCCTGCAAATTCTGGCATTCTAAAAGACCTTCCCGACATATCAGAGAAGGATGATTATCTTATTCTCAGATGGCACGCAAAAGACATACCACCCTACATCCCTGAAACCAACACCGCACCACCGGAAAAGTTCAACCCCACAATCTGGATTGGCTACGGTATCGGTCCTAATGAGGTTTTCAATGCTCTTAGCGACTCACTGAGAGCTTCACTCGATGGTTCCCAGAAACTCGATAAATTCGTGGATTCACTGCTTAGTGGAGTAAAATCTGTCGAGGAAAAAGTCGCAAAAATCTACGAGTATCTGAACATAGAATTTAGAAAAGCATATGCCGAGCCTGAATTAACGAGATTCTTTCCCCGTAAGGTTTCGGAAATATTTGATGACGGTGTAGCGAGTCATCTTGACCTTTGCGCACTCGCTGTATACATGCTCAAACGCGCGGGCGTTAATAGCGGAATAATCTATGTTTCTGACGAAATCGACAAGCCAGCTATTTTCAAGATGCCGATTCTGAGAATGTTTCGTCGCGTCGCCCTCTTCGTTGACATGCCAGATGGTAGAACACTTTTAGGACTGCCGTATAGAAAATATCTTCCTCTTGGAACCATACCACCGTCATTCGAGGGACAACTTGGAATTTGGGTCTCGCCTCAGAAAACACTTATAGACACCATACCTCACTGCAAACTTTCAACATATGGCACAGTGGACACTATCGTTGTGGAAATAGATGAAAACGGGAATGGAAAAATAGAAATAAAAAAGACTTATGGCAACTATCAGTCAGTTGATATGAGATACTATCGTGAAGAACGCAAAGAAGAAATTGATAAAGACTACGAAACCAGGTCGGGCAATATACATCCGGGAGCAAAATTAATAAGTTACAAGATCGAGGGTATAGGTTCACTCGATTCGACAGTAAGGCTTTTCTGGAGCGTAACAGCGCCAAAACTTGCGCAGAAAGCCGGTGCGAAAATGCTTGCATTCCAGATACCGCTTCTCAGATATTCAACCTACACTGTTGGTTTGCCGGAAAGGAAAACGCCAATGTGGCTTCCTGATCCCCTCGTCCACGAGAGGGTATGGATAATAACAATTCCGAAAAAATTTAAACCATACCACATTCCACAAAACATCGAAGCAAAACTCGATTCGGCACTATACGAGCTTAAATTTGAGTACGAAAAGAGCGGCAACAAAATAGTCGTGCGCGAGAAAGACATAAGAACTGACAAACTTATTCCGCCCGATGAATACGAATCATATCGTAACCTGATTTTCACAAAGGCCTCTGCCGCGAAACACTGGCTTATACTTGAAAGGAAAAGAAAGTAA
- a CDS encoding peptidylprolyl isomerase, translating into MRYLTIILSAMLLFVAGCKEKEAKSEEKKTEHPVVVLETDFGNIEIELRPDAAPKTVENFIKLVKQGFYNGLTFHRVIPGFVIQGGDPKGDGTGGPGYTIPAEINLKHTKGAVAMARLPDQVNPRRESSGSQFYIALDDLPQLDGAYTVFGYVIKGMDVAQKIASVPRDQRDKPLKPVYIKKAYLKKK; encoded by the coding sequence ATGAGGTATCTCACAATTATTCTCTCAGCAATGCTGCTTTTCGTCGCAGGTTGCAAGGAGAAAGAGGCGAAATCGGAAGAAAAGAAAACGGAACATCCCGTGGTAGTCCTTGAGACCGATTTCGGTAACATCGAAATAGAACTTCGCCCCGATGCAGCCCCCAAAACTGTCGAAAACTTTATAAAGCTGGTAAAACAGGGCTTTTACAATGGTCTGACATTTCATAGGGTTATTCCGGGTTTCGTGATTCAGGGTGGCGACCCCAAGGGCGACGGTACAGGCGGACCTGGGTACACAATCCCCGCGGAAATAAATTTAAAGCACACCAAGGGCGCAGTAGCAATGGCAAGACTTCCTGACCAGGTTAATCCACGCAGAGAATCCTCAGGAAGCCAATTCTACATAGCACTTGATGACCTTCCCCAGCTTGACGGCGCATACACCGTTTTCGGTTATGTTATAAAAGGCATGGATGTAGCGCAGAAGATAGCCTCAGTACCAAGAGACCAAAGAGACAAACCCTTGAAACCAGTGTATATAAAGAAAGCTTATCTAAAGAAGAAATGA